A genome region from Sceloporus undulatus isolate JIND9_A2432 ecotype Alabama chromosome 1, SceUnd_v1.1, whole genome shotgun sequence includes the following:
- the LOC121925341 gene encoding microtubule-associated protein RP/EB family member 3-like, whose protein sequence is MASNVLSTSVTSENLSCHDMLAWVNESLHLTYTKIEQLCSGAQYCHLMAMSGCIHLRKVKFQAKLKHEYIHNFRLLQAAFKRTGMNKIIPAERLVKEKFQDNVEFIQWFKKFFDANYDGKEYNPLLARQGQDLPPLSKAVITIVQKNPPLAWNGSSEADDQILKLNQQFIDLKLTVDNMDRKVDLCLQKLCQIEMYQKQARPQTEFATSESWTKSNSGIQQFMSRPSTSVTLLAEISINMSCPGESGILQQA, encoded by the exons ATGGCCAGCAATGTTTTATCCACATCTGTGACTAGTGAGAACCTGAGTTGCCATGACATGCTAGCATGGGTCAATGAGTCCTTGCATCTCACCTACACCAAGATTGAACAGCTATGCTCAGGAGCACAATACTGCCACTTGATGGCAATGTCGGGCTGCATCCACCTGAGGAAAGTGAAATTCCAGGCCAAGCTGAAGCATGAATACATCCACAACTTCAGGCTACTTCAGGCTGCTTTTAAAAG gacgGGCATGAATAAAATCATCCCAGCGGAGAGGTTGGTGAAGGAGAAGTTCCAGGACAACGTTGAGTTCATTCAGTGGTTTAAGAAATTCTTTGATGCCAACTACGATGGGAAGGAGTATAACCCGCTGCTGGCAAGGCAAGGCCAGGATCTACCTCCTCTTTCAAAAGCGGTTATAACTATTGTGCAGAAGAATCCTCCTTTGGCCTGGAATGGCAGCAGTGAAGCAGATGACCAGATCTTGAAACTAAACCAGCAGTTTATTGACCTGAAATTGACAGTGGATAACATGGACAGGAAGGTTGATCTATGCCTTCAGAAACTTTGCCAAATTGAGATGTACCAGAAGCAAGCCAGGCCACAGACTGAATTTGCAACATCAGAGTCATGGACAAAGTCAAACTCAGGAATTCAGCAGTTCATGAGCAGACCATCTACTTCTGTTACGTTATTGGCAGAAATCAGTATTAACATGTCCTGCCCTGGAGAGTCTGGCATTTTACAACAGGCTTAA